Sequence from the Streptomyces peucetius genome:
CTCCGACGCCACCGTCGACGAGCGCAGCGCGAGCGCCAAGGCCGACGACGTGGCGACGATCGTCTACACCTCCGGCACCACCGGCCGCCCCAAGGGTTGTGTGCTCACCCACCGCGCCTTCTTCGCGGAGTGCGGCAACCTGGTCGAGCGCCTGAAGCCGCTGTTCCGTACGGGCGAGAGCTCGGTGCTGCTGTTCCTGCCCGCCGCGCACGTCTTCGGCCGCATGGTCGAGATCGCTGCCGTGATGGCGCCCATCCGGCTCGGCTGCGTGCCGGACATCAAGAACCTCACCGACGAGCTGGCCTCCTTCCGGCCGACGCTGATCCTCGGCGTGCCGCGGGTCTTCGAGAAGGTCTACAACTCGGCGCGGGCCAAGGCCCAGGCGGACGGCAAGGGCAAGATCTTCGACAAGGCCGCGAACACGGCCATCGCCTACAGCCGCGCCATCGGCAGCCCGCAGGGCGCGCCGCTCGGTCTCAAGATCAAGCACAAGGTCTTCGACAAGCTCGTCTACAGCAAGCTCCGCGCGGTGCTGGGCGGCCGCGGCGAGTACGCGGTCTCCGGCGGCGCGCCGCTCGGCGAGCGCCTCGGCCACTTCTTCCGCGGCATCGGCTTCACGGTCCTCGAGGGCTACGGCCTGACCGAGTCGTGCGCGGCGACCGCGTTCAACCCGTGGGACCGGCAGAAGATCGGCACGGTCGGCCAGCCGCTGCCCGGCTCGGTCGTCCGCATCGCCGACGACGGCGAAGTGCTGCTGCACGGCGAACACGTCTTCGCCGGCTACTGGAACAACGAGTCCGCGACGGCGGAGGCGCTGGCCGACGGCTGGTTCCACACCGGCGACATCGGCACCCTCGACGAGGACGGCTACCTCGCGATCACCGGCCGCAAGAAGGAGATCATCGTCACCGCCGGCGGCAAGAACGTCGCCCCCGCGGTGCTCGAGGACCGCATCCGCGGGCACGCCCTGGTCGCCGAGTGCATGGTCGTCGGCGACGGCCGTCCGTTCGTCGGCGCGCTCGTCACCATCGACGAGGAGTTCCTCGCCCGCTGGGCGGCGGACCACGGCAAGCCGGCCGGCTCGACGGCGGCATCGCTGCGCGACGACGCGGACCTGCAGGCCGAGGTCCAGAAGGCGGTGGACGACGGCAACGGCGCGGTCTCCAAGGCGGAGTCGGTCCGCAAGTTCCGCATCCTGCCGTCGCAGTTCACGGAAGAGGCGGGGCACATCACGCCGTCGCTGAAGCTGAAGCGGAACGTGGTGGCGAAGGACTTCGCGGACGAGATCGAAGCGATCTACCGCGCGTAGCGCGGCTTACGGGTGGGGCGGGTGGGCCTGCTTGGCGGGCCGGCCCCCTCCCCGCCCCTTCCCCAAACCGGGGGCTCCTCCCCCTAGGCCTGGCGGCCTGGGGGGGGACCCCCACCGGACCCCGCGCCTCAATCGCCGGCCGGGCTGGATTTCGCGGAGCGAAATCCAGCCCGGCCGGCGATTGAGGCCACCGCGCGAAGCGCGGTACCGGGCCCGGGCAGAGCCCGGTTTCGGGAAGGGGCGGGGTGGGGGAACGGCCCGCGCAACGGACGCGCCCCCGCCCGCCGAGCGCTCACAGCAGCGCGACCAACCGCTCCGCCAACAGGTCCCACCGCCAGCGTTCCTCGACCCACGCCCGCCCCCGCTCGCCCATCCGCCGGCGCAGGTCCGGGTCCTTCAGGAGCGTGACGATGCGGTCGGCGGACTCCTCCGCCGAGCCGCCGCGTACGACCCAGCCCGTCTCGCCGTCGAGCACCGCGTCCGGCGCGCCGCCCGAGTCGCCGGCCACGACCGGGAGTCCGGTCGCCGACGCCTCCAGGTAGACGATGCCGAGGCCCTCGACGTCCAGTCCGCCCCGGCGGGTACGGCACGGCATGGCGAAGACGTCGCCCGCGCCGTAGTGCGCCGGGAGCTCCGACCACGGGACGGAGCCCGTGAAGCGGACCGATCCCTCGACGCCCGTCGCGGCCGCGAGACCGCGCAGCTCGTTCTCGTACGGCCCTCCGCCGACGATCAGCAGCACCGCGTCCGGCACCTGCGCCAGGATCGCGGGCATGGCCCGGATCAGCGTGTCCTGGCCCTTGCGCGGGACGAGACGCGAGACGCACACGACGACCGGCCGGTCGCTCAGTCCGAGGCGGGCGCGGACCGCGTCCCCGCCGGAGCCGGGGTGGAAGGTCTTCTCGTCCACGCCCGGCGGCAGCTGCACCATCCGCGCCGCCGCCTCGGGCGTGAGCGCCGCGGCGATACGCGAACGCGTGTACTCACCGAGATAGGTGATCG
This genomic interval carries:
- a CDS encoding glycosyltransferase family 4 protein produces the protein MHKTLIVTNDFPPRPGGIQAFLHNMALRLDPGQLVVYASTWKRSREGVEATAAFDAEQPFTVVRDRTTMLLPTPRVTRRATQLLREHGCESVWFGAAAPLGLMAPALRRAGARRLVATTHGHEAGWAQLPAARQLLRRIGEGTDTITYLGEYTRSRIAAALTPEAAARMVQLPPGVDEKTFHPGSGGDAVRARLGLSDRPVVVCVSRLVPRKGQDTLIRAMPAILAQVPDAVLLIVGGGPYENELRGLAAATGVEGSVRFTGSVPWSELPAHYGAGDVFAMPCRTRRGGLDVEGLGIVYLEASATGLPVVAGDSGGAPDAVLDGETGWVVRGGSAEESADRIVTLLKDPDLRRRMGERGRAWVEERWRWDLLAERLVALL
- a CDS encoding AMP-dependent synthetase/ligase codes for the protein MREFSLPALYEVPTDGNLTDLIRRNAAQHPDVAVMGRKVAGAWADVTATRFLAEVQAAAKGLIASGIRPGDRVALMSRTRYEWVQLDFAIWSAGAVTVPVYETSSAEQVQWILGDSGATAVIVENDTHAAAVESVRESLPDLRHVWQFEKGAVDELTAAGAEISDATVDERSASAKADDVATIVYTSGTTGRPKGCVLTHRAFFAECGNLVERLKPLFRTGESSVLLFLPAAHVFGRMVEIAAVMAPIRLGCVPDIKNLTDELASFRPTLILGVPRVFEKVYNSARAKAQADGKGKIFDKAANTAIAYSRAIGSPQGAPLGLKIKHKVFDKLVYSKLRAVLGGRGEYAVSGGAPLGERLGHFFRGIGFTVLEGYGLTESCAATAFNPWDRQKIGTVGQPLPGSVVRIADDGEVLLHGEHVFAGYWNNESATAEALADGWFHTGDIGTLDEDGYLAITGRKKEIIVTAGGKNVAPAVLEDRIRGHALVAECMVVGDGRPFVGALVTIDEEFLARWAADHGKPAGSTAASLRDDADLQAEVQKAVDDGNGAVSKAESVRKFRILPSQFTEEAGHITPSLKLKRNVVAKDFADEIEAIYRA